The genomic stretch AGTATTTGATAAATGGAAGATGAAAGATAAGAATGGGCATGAGCATTATGTAGTCTTAACAATACAAGAGATGATGTCTTTAGCTTTAAGAATGCAAGAACAGACAACAAATACTATGCAAAAGTACTCAGATATAAGAGAAAGAATAAAGTCTATGAGTGATGAAGAGTTGGAAAAATATGAAATATCAAGATAGCAATATATACATAGCAGTGTATAAAGATAATTTTACATTTTGGAGTAGACCTATTAAATGGTGGTTAGGTCATCCTTATTCACATATTGAAATTTATAAAGATGGAACTTTAATAGGGATTAGTAATGACCAACATGTTAGAAAAGTAAGGCAAGGATTAAATACTAGTAAATGGGATATATATAAATTAACTGTAGATATATCTGAAGAATTAGAAAATTTTTATAAAGAAACTAAAGGTAAAAAATATGATTGGAAAGGAGTATTGTTAACATGTATTTTTAATAGAAGAAAACACAATCCTAATAAATACACTTGTTCTGAATGGGTATCTGAAATGCTTGATAGAAATTTAGATGTATTTAATCCTAAAGATTATATTAATCTAATGCCTTATGATATAATTTGTGCCTTAAAAAATAAGGGATTAATAGAAAAAGTAGAATTAAAAGAAAGGAGGTTTTATGGCATTTAAGTTCAGTAGAGAAAGTTATCAAAAAATGGAGAATATACACCCTAAATTGGTACGATTAATGGAAAAGGTTATTGCAAATAGTCCTTATGATTTTAAGATAACACAAGGAGTAAGGAGTGCAGAGTATCAAAATGAGTTGTATCAACAAGGTAGAACTGTAAAAGGGTCTATAGTTACGAATTGTGATGGATATATTAAAAAATCTAACCATCAAGCAAAATTAAGTGGATATGGACATGCTATTGATATATGCTTATATATCCCTAATGAAAAGGATATAAAGAAACTATATGATGTATCAAAGCTTACAGCTATAGCTAATGTATTTAAAAAGTTCGCTATAGATAGAGGACTTAATGTGGCGTGGGGTGGAAATTGGAAGACATTTAAAGATTATCCACATTTTGAATTAAAATATTGACTATAGTTGAGTAATTACAGGATTTACTGATGATTAATGAATTGACTTTTTTTTGCATATAATGTATAATTACATTACAAAATCATTCTAATATTGGAGGTTATTATGAATAATTTTAAAATGTTTATTAAAGGTATGGCAAGTGTTGTATCACCTAAAAATGAATTTACTAATGTGCTTGAAAGATACCCTGCAACATTTAGTAGAAATGATAACGAAGCTATTAGAAATGATTGGATAAAGGTAGGTAATGATATTAAAAAAGGAATAGAGCAATATGAGAAGACCAAAAAATAATAATTCAAATATTCAAGAATTAAAAAAAGAAAACAAAAATGATAATTTAATTCTAACCGCTAGATTTGAAGGACCACTACCGCATCCAAGCATTTTAGATGGATATGCAAAAATAAATCCAGATATTCCAAACAGGATAATAAAAATGGCAGAAGAGCAATCAAAAGCAAGAATTGATAATGAAAAAAAAGAAAATGAGAATATTATTGAATTAAGAAAAACAGCTTTAAATAGTGAGGTTAGTTATAATAAAAGAGCTCAATGTTTTGGGTTTATACTATTATTAATATTATTTCTTGCTGGACCTATTCTTATAGTATTAAATAAAGATGTAGGAGGATATTTATCTGTAATGGTGGGTATTATAGGAGCTGTAGGCTCAATTCTGTACAATAATAAAAAACAAGATTAAATTATAAATAGACTATTTCAAAAAGGGATAGTCTTTTTTAATTATAAAAAATTACAAATTAAAGAGTAAAAATTAGATTATAAAAAAATAAAAAATATAAAGGAGAAAAAAATTATGACAACAAAAGAAATTTTATTATTAGTAGGTGGAGTATTGGTAGCAATATTTGGAGCATTAGTACCATTATTTAAGAAGTTAGCAAAGAGAACAGAAACAACAATAGATGATACAATTTTAGATTTATCTATACAAGCAGTAGCATTTGTAGAAAAGCACTTTTTAGATAAGTCAGGAATGTCAAAGAAAGCGTTAGCAACAGAATTACTTGTAAATGCTGCTAAGAATAAAGGAAAAGAAATTACAGAAGAAGTAGCAGAAAAAGTAGTTGAGAAAGCATGGGCAACACAAGAAATAGCAAAAGCTACAGAAAAAGATAAAGAAGAAAAAGAAGAAGTTGAAACGGGGAAGTAACCTCCCCTGCCCCTCTTTATAACTCAAATTTTTCTAATTTCAGTGATGTTCTAAGTGATATCAAAAGAGATTATCATAGGTCTTTAGTATATGCAGATGTAGCACTTAAAACAAAGCCATTTGATATTAAAAAGACAGAGGTAGTGGCAAGAGCAGGGGCAACTTGGTATTTTTGAAAAAAACAAAAAAATATAATATAGTAGATAAAAACACCTCTATATTATAAAAACTTGAAAAAAATTAAAATATAAGTTATAATTGTGGCGAGGAGTTGATGAATATGAAAAAACCGTTTGAACCACAATTGTTACCTATTAAATTTGAAAATGAAGAAATTATAAAATTAAATAAAAAGGTTATAAAAGCACGTGAGTTAATAAAAGAAATAAATGTGAGAACAGAACATAGCAAATTAAGTGAAACATTCTTTTATTTATTTTCTGTTAATGAATCCTTACAATCAACAAGAATAGAGGGAACACAGTCAAGTTTTAATGAGATAATTCAAGCAGAAGCTACATTAAAATATAATAATGATACATTAGAAATTAAAAACTATATTGAAGCTTTAAATAAAGGGATTATAACACTAAGAGACTTACCAATAGGAACTAGATTAATTAAAATTATACATAAAGAAATGTTGAAAAGTGGTCGTGGATCTAATAGAAATGTTGGAGAATATAGAAAAGTACAAAATTGGATTGGTGGGAAAAATATAGAAGATGCGAAGCATATACCACCAATAGCAGATAAAATTGATTTATATATGTCTAATTTAGAAACTTATATAAATGATGTGAATGATGAATTGGATGAATTGATTAGGATAGCTATTATTCATGCACAGTTTGAAACAATACATCCTTTTTTAGATGGAAATGGTAGAGTTGGTAGATTACTTATAATTCTTTATCTTTATGAAAGAGGGTTGATAAACAATAAAACTTTTAATATAAGTGAAGAAATAGAAAAAAATAAACTTAAATATTATGTTTATTTAGATGAAACAAGAAAAGAAAACTCAAATTGGATTGGTTGGATAAATTTCTTTTTAGATAGTGTTATAAATCAATCTAAAAGGAATATAGAAAAATTAAAAATGGTAGAAAAATTATATGATGTTTTAATTAAAGAAGTAAAAAGCAATAAATTAAAATATGAGTATATAGACTATATTTTTAGAAATCCAATCTTTTCAATTAATAATTTATCAAGTTCGATGAATATAACATATACAACAGCTAAAAATAATATTAAAAAGTTTGAAGATTTAAAATATGTTTTTAGCGATGGTAAGAGAAAGAATAGATTGTATTTCTTTTATGATCTTTTAAGAATTTTTAATGATTAATTTTAGAAAATAATTGAATTATGAATGTAAGAGAGTTAATATAACCTAATATATATGTAAATAGGTGAATTAAATGGAGATAGAAATAATAAGTAATATAATTAAAATGATAGGAGATAATGGCATTAGCTTAGTTGCTAGTGCTATACTCCTGTATTTTACTATAAAGAATTTTAAAGAAAATTCAGAAAATCAAAAAGAGATAATACAAGCAATAATACTTGTAAAACAAAGGCTAGTTAATGGACATTTAGGCAGTGATGATTTAAAAATACAGGTAGGGTTGCATTGGTCTAAGATGATAAATGCTTATAAAAGTAGTGTATTTAAATATATTATTCAAAATAATATTAAAAAGAATATTAAACAAATAGAAATAGAACTAGATAGAATGATTATAGAGATGTTAAATAGAAGTGATGAACTACTTAGAGAGCAAACAACTTATCATGACTATACTAATATAATGGAGCTATTAAAAAGTGAATTAAATAAACTACATTTAACTACAATGGAAATATTTGAATCAATTATAGAATGTTATAGTAATGAATGTCTTGATTATAAAGAACTAGCAAGAACAATAGAAAATCATATTAATCACATTAAAAGTGAAGTAAAGATTAAAATAAGTGAATTGAAGATATAGAAAAAAAGGTAGGATTTTGTCCTACCCTTGTTTTTTATTAATCGTGCGAATAATTGTACGTGAAATTAAAAAAATAATTCTATAACTTGTATAGAAAATATTCATATTTAGAATATAAATAAGAGGGTAAAAAAAGGTTCTAAAAAAGTACTAAAAGTTCTAAAAAAGTTCTAAAATTAATCAAAAAATTATTATTTTTAAAAATATATAATAAAAAAAGCTAGCATTTACTAGCATTTGTATTTTTTAAAATATAGATTGGTGAGCCAGTATGACTCACCATTTATATAAAAAACATTTTATTTTTATTTCAGAGGAAGATTTTTTCTTCCTTTTTTCATTTTTTTATGTTATAATACATCGAGAGGTGTTTTTAAATTATGAAAATGTTGATACAAAGAGTAAACAATGCTAAGGTTTTATTTGAAGATGGGACATATAATTCAATAGAAAAAGGACTTTTAGTTTATTTGGGTGTTCATAATGAAGATAATTTAAAAGATATACAAATTTGTGTTAGAAAATTAATCAACCTTAGAATATTTGAAGATGAGGAAGGAAAAATTAATTTTTCATTATTAGATAAAAATTATGAATTAATGATTATTAGTAATTTCTCACTTTATGGAAATATGAAAAAAGGTAATAGACCCTCATTTACAGAGTCTGCAACTGCTTTAAAAGCAAATGAAATATATGAAATTTTTCTTGAAGAACTAGATAAAAATAATGTTAGATATAAATCTGGGAAATTTCAAACATATATGAACGTGCAATCTAGTAATGATGGTCCGATGAACTTTATTTTTGATACAAGAGAGGAAGTAAATTAATGTTGAGATACAAGAAAATGATGTTAGTATTATCACTTGCATTATTACCTATAACAGGTTTTGGTGCGAACAAAATAAGCCTAAAAAAATCTTCTACAAAATCTCAAAGAGAATTAGTAATGCAAGATTCTAATTCAATAGTGTTTGATTCAGAATATATACATGATCAATCATATATTGATAAGAAGATAAATGAAATTGAAGAATCAGTAATGTCTATGTCTGGTGTATACAACAGTCTGGATAATATAATATTAAAAAACAAATTGTTTAGTGCTTATGATAAATGGGCAGGAACGAAATATATATTTGGTGGAATAAATCATAATGGTATAGATTGTTCAGCCTTAACAAGAGAAGTGTTTAGAGATGTATTTGGTTATGAATTACCTAGAGTAAGTGTTGATCAAGTAAAAAAAGGTAGAAAAATTGAAAGAGGAGAAATGAAACCTGGAGATTTATTATACTTTAGACCAGAAAATAGGGTAAATCATGTTGCCGTTTATATAGGTAACTCGTTATTTATCAATGCTTCATCTTCAAAAGGAGTGGTACTATCAAGTTTAAATAATTCATATTGGGGTAAATATTTCAAATATGCAGTAAGAGTAGATGCAGCAAGAGAAGTGAGATAATAAAATGAAAAAGTGCTTTAAGCACTTTTTTTTAGTACTTCTTGTTTTTTTAAATTTTCAAGCTATAATGTTAATATAGTAATAACCAATATTTTTAGGAGGTAGGGTATGAAAGTTTATGCCAGTGATAATATTAGGAATATAGGAATATTAGGACATAGTGGTTCGGGAAAAAGTAATATGTTGGAGTCTTTAGAATTTACAGCTAACTTAATTTCTAGGATTTCATCTCCAACGGAACAATTTAAAATGTCTAATAGTTTAACATTATCAGCAGTAGAATATCAAAATATGAAATATAATTTATTAGATATTCCTGGATATTCAGATTTTTATGGTGAATTAGAATCAGCTATTTCAGCAATAGCAGGTGCAATAATAACTATAGATTCTACTACAGATTTAAGTGTAGGAACTGAAATAGCATTAGAATTAACTGAAGAAAGAAAAATCCCTAAATTTATATTCGTTAATAAAATAGATTCTGATAAAGCAGACTATACTAAAATTCTTAATCAATTAAGAGAAAAATATGGTAAAAAAATAGCACCTTTTCATCTTCCGTGGGGTAAAGGTGTAGATTTTAAAGGTCATATAAATGTTGTAGACTTATTTGCAAGAAAATATAATGGTAAAGAATGTGAAACAGTTAAAATGCCAGAAGAATTTGAAGCTGAAGTAAAATCGGTTAGAGATATGCTATTAGAATCAGTAGCAGAAACAGAAGAGATGTTAATGGATAAGTATTTTTCTGGAGAAGAATTTACAACAGAAGAGATACATAGAGGATTAAGAAAAGGTGTATTAGATGGCACATTAATACCTGTAGTTTGTGGATCAACTTACAAAAATATTGGATTACATACTACATTTGATATGATGAGAGAATATTTACCATCTCCTAAAGATAACAAGAAAAATATTGATATAGCAGAATTCGTAGGACAAGTATTTAAAACAGTAATAGATCCATTTGTAGGTAAAATTTCATATGTTAAAGTACTTTCTGGAGAAATAAAAAACGATTCAGAAGTATATAATATAAATAAAAGAGAGTATGAAAAAGTTAATAAAATATTTACATTAGTTCATGGTGAAATGATAGAATTACAGAAAGCAACTATGGGAGATATAGTATTATTAACTAAATTAAATTTTGTACAAAATTCTGATACTTTAGCTAAAAATGAAGGAATAGATGCTATTGAAGCAATCAAGTTCCCTAAAGAACAAATGTTAGTAGCTATACAGGCTAAGAATAAATCTGATGAAGACAAAATATCTACTGCATTACATAAAATAAGAGAAGAAGATTCTTCACTATATTGGAGACGTGTTGTTGAAACAGGACAAACTGTTTTAGGAGTACAAGGAGAAATACACGCAAACTCTGTAATTGAAAAATTAAAAGAAAGATATAGTGTTGAAGTATTAATAGAAGAACTTAAGGTTCCATATAAAGAAACTATAAAAGGTACATCAGATGTTCAAGGTAAGCATAAAAAACAATCTGGTGGACATGGGCAATATGGAGATGTTAAGATAAGATTTAGTCATTCTGAAAAAGAATTTGAATTTGAAGAAGAAATAGTTGGTGGAGCAGTACCTAAAGGATATATTCCAGCAGTTGAAAAAGGATTGTTAGAATCTATGAAAGAAGGGGTATTAGCTAAATATCCAGTTACTAATATTAAGGCAGTACTTTATGATGGTTCATATCATGATGTGGATTCATCTGAAATGGCATTTAAACTTGCAGCTAATTTAGCATTTAAAAAAGGTATGCTTGAGGCTAAACCTGTTTTACTTGAACCAATTATGGAATTAAAGATAGTTGTTCCAGAAGAAAATGTTGGAGATATAATGGGAGATATTACTAAAAAACGTGGTAGAGTACTTGGTATGCAAGCTACAGGAAAAGATAAACAAGAAATATTTGCAGAAGCTCCTATGGCTGAAACATTTAAATATTCTAATGATTTAAAATCTATGACTCAAGGAAGAGGATATTTTGAGATGAATGTTGTTAGATATGACCAAGTGCCAGAAGAAATAGCTAAAAAAATTATTGAAAAAACTGAAAAATAGAGTAAATACTATTAAAAAGTTCTAGTTTATGCTAGAACTTTTTAGGTTAATATTAATAAATAGAACTAAATGTGTGGATATATATCAATAACTTATGTTATACTTTATGAGAAAAATAAATAAAAAATAAAATGGAGGACATTATATGCAAAAAAACATATATGAAATAGTAGAAGAATTACTTTGTGAAAAAGTTTTTTTTTGGGGGGGCTATTTATCAGAAGATAATAAGCTATTAAAGGCAAAAGTCTATAGTGATGTAATGACAATGAATAAAGAATTATTATCATTACTATTATCAAATGAAAAAGTAAAAGAAACATTCTTTGAAGAAGTAAATGGAACATTAGTATTTGATAAACAAAGATTTGCATGGTTTATAGAATCAAAAGAATTTTTACCAGATTCATATACAAGATATACAAATAAGATAGGTTTAACAAGTAATGGAGAATTCATATCAAAAGTAAATGATGTAGTATTAGATTTTCCCTATAAAGATTGTATACTAGAGGGTGTACAAGATAGAGATGATCAAAAGAGGAAAGAGATATTCTATAATGAGATAATAGCAAGAGAAGAAATAACAAAAATGTTATCTCCAAAAGTGTTGACTAAAGCAAAGAGATATAGTAAAGCTGGAGTAGAAGAAGATATAGAATTTAGAGGAGAAGATAATTTAATAATAAAGGGGAATAATCTTATAGCTTTATCAAGTATATTAAGAAGATATGAGGGCAAGGTAAAATGTATATACATAGATCCACCATATAATACAGGAAATGATAGTTTTAACTATAATGATACATTTAATCATTCAACATGGTTAACCTTTATG from Streptobacillus ratti encodes the following:
- a CDS encoding C40 family peptidase, with amino-acid sequence MLRYKKMMLVLSLALLPITGFGANKISLKKSSTKSQRELVMQDSNSIVFDSEYIHDQSYIDKKINEIEESVMSMSGVYNSLDNIILKNKLFSAYDKWAGTKYIFGGINHNGIDCSALTREVFRDVFGYELPRVSVDQVKKGRKIERGEMKPGDLLYFRPENRVNHVAVYIGNSLFINASSSKGVVLSSLNNSYWGKYFKYAVRVDAAREVR
- a CDS encoding elongation factor G, whose translation is MKVYASDNIRNIGILGHSGSGKSNMLESLEFTANLISRISSPTEQFKMSNSLTLSAVEYQNMKYNLLDIPGYSDFYGELESAISAIAGAIITIDSTTDLSVGTEIALELTEERKIPKFIFVNKIDSDKADYTKILNQLREKYGKKIAPFHLPWGKGVDFKGHINVVDLFARKYNGKECETVKMPEEFEAEVKSVRDMLLESVAETEEMLMDKYFSGEEFTTEEIHRGLRKGVLDGTLIPVVCGSTYKNIGLHTTFDMMREYLPSPKDNKKNIDIAEFVGQVFKTVIDPFVGKISYVKVLSGEIKNDSEVYNINKREYEKVNKIFTLVHGEMIELQKATMGDIVLLTKLNFVQNSDTLAKNEGIDAIEAIKFPKEQMLVAIQAKNKSDEDKISTALHKIREEDSSLYWRRVVETGQTVLGVQGEIHANSVIEKLKERYSVEVLIEELKVPYKETIKGTSDVQGKHKKQSGGHGQYGDVKIRFSHSEKEFEFEEEIVGGAVPKGYIPAVEKGLLESMKEGVLAKYPVTNIKAVLYDGSYHDVDSSEMAFKLAANLAFKKGMLEAKPVLLEPIMELKIVVPEENVGDIMGDITKKRGRVLGMQATGKDKQEIFAEAPMAETFKYSNDLKSMTQGRGYFEMNVVRYDQVPEEIAKKIIEKTEK
- a CDS encoding Fic family protein, whose protein sequence is MKKPFEPQLLPIKFENEEIIKLNKKVIKARELIKEINVRTEHSKLSETFFYLFSVNESLQSTRIEGTQSSFNEIIQAEATLKYNNDTLEIKNYIEALNKGIITLRDLPIGTRLIKIIHKEMLKSGRGSNRNVGEYRKVQNWIGGKNIEDAKHIPPIADKIDLYMSNLETYINDVNDELDELIRIAIIHAQFETIHPFLDGNGRVGRLLIILYLYERGLINNKTFNISEEIEKNKLKYYVYLDETRKENSNWIGWINFFLDSVINQSKRNIEKLKMVEKLYDVLIKEVKSNKLKYEYIDYIFRNPIFSINNLSSSMNITYTTAKNNIKKFEDLKYVFSDGKRKNRLYFFYDLLRIFND
- a CDS encoding DUF2335 domain-containing protein, translating into MRRPKNNNSNIQELKKENKNDNLILTARFEGPLPHPSILDGYAKINPDIPNRIIKMAEEQSKARIDNEKKENENIIELRKTALNSEVSYNKRAQCFGFILLLILFLAGPILIVLNKDVGGYLSVMVGIIGAVGSILYNNKKQD
- the dtd gene encoding D-aminoacyl-tRNA deacylase, whose protein sequence is MKMLIQRVNNAKVLFEDGTYNSIEKGLLVYLGVHNEDNLKDIQICVRKLINLRIFEDEEGKINFSLLDKNYELMIISNFSLYGNMKKGNRPSFTESATALKANEIYEIFLEELDKNNVRYKSGKFQTYMNVQSSNDGPMNFIFDTREEVN
- a CDS encoding phage holin, LLH family; protein product: MTTKEILLLVGGVLVAIFGALVPLFKKLAKRTETTIDDTILDLSIQAVAFVEKHFLDKSGMSKKALATELLVNAAKNKGKEITEEVAEKVVEKAWATQEIAKATEKDKEEKEEVETGK
- a CDS encoding M15 family metallopeptidase, which gives rise to MAFKFSRESYQKMENIHPKLVRLMEKVIANSPYDFKITQGVRSAEYQNELYQQGRTVKGSIVTNCDGYIKKSNHQAKLSGYGHAIDICLYIPNEKDIKKLYDVSKLTAIANVFKKFAIDRGLNVAWGGNWKTFKDYPHFELKY